A single region of the Pseudomonadota bacterium genome encodes:
- a CDS encoding ABC transporter permease, giving the protein MGDVWRRFARDKAALVGAVVILIIVVAALGAPIVAPYNPNEQFFEGLTLAGAPRPPDAEFWLGTDLLGRDLFSRLVYGAQASLIIGVVANAAAVLIGTTLGTIAGFVGGWVGSLIMRFTDLMMAFPALLLAIALAAILTPSLWIVALVIALVNWVQIARVVYGQTRSLAERDFVLAARSLGAAWPRLVLCHILPQLVPTLLVWSTLGIATTVLLEATLSFLGIGVQPPTPSWGGIIFESQSYFLHAPWLVFFPGGAILLLAMSFNLVGDALRDALDPTQRGRD; this is encoded by the coding sequence ATGGGTGACGTCTGGCGACGCTTTGCCAGAGACAAGGCGGCATTGGTGGGAGCGGTGGTGATCCTGATCATCGTCGTCGCCGCGTTAGGCGCCCCGATCGTCGCGCCCTACAATCCCAACGAACAGTTCTTCGAGGGGCTGACGCTGGCCGGCGCACCACGCCCGCCGGATGCCGAGTTCTGGCTGGGCACGGACCTTTTGGGCCGCGATCTTTTCTCGCGCCTGGTCTATGGCGCGCAGGCCTCCCTGATCATCGGTGTCGTCGCCAATGCGGCCGCCGTCCTGATCGGCACGACGCTGGGCACCATCGCCGGCTTCGTCGGCGGTTGGGTCGGCTCGTTGATCATGCGCTTCACCGATCTCATGATGGCCTTCCCCGCCCTTTTGCTGGCGATCGCGCTGGCGGCGATCCTGACGCCAAGTCTGTGGATCGTCGCCCTGGTGATCGCGCTGGTGAACTGGGTGCAGATAGCCCGTGTTGTCTATGGCCAGACCCGATCGCTGGCCGAGCGTGATTTTGTCCTGGCGGCACGCTCGCTGGGTGCGGCGTGGCCGAGACTGGTGCTGTGTCACATTCTGCCGCAGCTTGTTCCGACGCTTCTGGTGTGGAGCACGCTGGGGATCGCCACGACGGTGCTGTTGGAGGCGACGCTGTCGTTCCTAGGCATCGGCGTGCAGCCGCCAACGCCGTCCTGGGGCGGCATCATCTTCGAGAGCCAGTCTTACTTCCTGCACGCACCGTGGCTGGTGTTCTTCCCTGGCGGGGCGATTCTGTTGCTCGCCATGTCATTCAATCTGGTGGGTGATGCATTGCGCGACGCGCTCGACCCGACGCAACGGGGGCGCGACTGA